The genomic stretch aagagagacagagagagagagagagacggagaTCCAAGGATCAAGTCAGAGAGGGGTCGATGACGGCGACTGGGCTTATGCGGGGATTAGGACAATTAAGGGATTTCTGTTAGAACAAGAGATTGAAGAGACTGAagacaaaaactaaaactaaaactgaTACTGAGATGAGGCTTTTTAGAGCTGTAAGCGCACTTATCTTAGCTCTTTGTTATGTCTACAATTTTATCTTACAATGATAaccccactctctctctctctcgttctccTTTCTTTGTAATGACTCTGGtgaataaagttttttttaggCATATCTTGCATTTCACTTGAATGTTAACCATCACTTTCAGTAGATGGCGTGGGCGTGGTGGAGAATGACCTCATAAAGCAGGTCAACTGTTGCGCAAATCGTGAAAGTCACTTGGCCAAGCTAACTAACTAGTTGCTGCTAACTAGCTGGGCACAGAGGCAACCAAGTAAAGCAACTGTGTGGCAAGTCTTGAGCCTGTAGATAGAGCCTGTTGCCACATAAACAGAGCATTTTATTAGATTACACATACGCCTCcctgccacacacacacagacacacccaTCTATACATAGGCGAAAAGTTAGCGCCACAACCATGCCCAGAATGAGACATTGCACAGTGGTACAATTTGCAAAAACGAATAGCTAAAATCAATTCTTGATCGCTTAGACAAATCATTGAAATGATTTTTGTATATCACGATCAAAGTAggtaattgtttttttatggCTAATTTGGCTAAAGACTCAGCATAATCAAGAATAATctaaatatattataatttaaagaattttatttctaaGTTTTCCCAAACTCCGCATTGTAAAATCTTtcacaaataaatttttaagtttaaaaataaatcgcATGAATCTTTTCAAAATATCTCCAAGATTATGCTACATATATCAGTCAAAGGTGCCACTGTCCGACGACTATagaaaagcaacagcaacatgaACGAAGGGGCAAAGtgcaaaatttttatgactCCCAGCGGATGTTTTGATACGTTTTTATGAGACGCGCGCGTGCTGTAAGCGTTGCTGGCAAAACTGGCAAACCGGATGAAACTCTAAATCCAAACTTGACTACTCCGACTCTTCGGACCGATTCCGACTTGACTGTCTAACTGTCGGTTTCTCTGTCggtctctctgtctgtctgtatgtCCGTCGGACTGTTTGTCTATCTTATCGCACAGTTGAGCATTTGGTTGATGCCGCTGCGctttaatagaaaaatatgccgcttgcttttgcttttattgcATTCGAAGAGATTGAAGATTGGCATGAAGTCCTACTATAAATTGGtcagaaaacacaaaaaaccaaacggGGAAACATGAAGAGAAGGACAAGAACAACAAGTAAAATGGGTTAAGGACTTGCCGTTTGGCATAAACAAATTCATTAGCCGGGCAAACGAATCAACATAGATGCAAATGAAAAGATTTAGATACCAACTTTTTTTcaacattaatttaatttcactttAGGCAGAGAAATTGTTAAAAAGACTTCCTTTACTTTAAGGTATCTTTAACTGAAAGTATCTAAAACTACTATAAAGTAGCTTTAacttaaaaataagaaaaacagaaaTCCATTAACGAATCCTTTGGATACAATATTGTTACAGAAACAAGTAATTTCTACTTCAAAATCCCCTTAGTTCATCTAACGAAAAGAGAAACTATTGAATTGTTCATGGAGGGATCTAAAAGATATTTTCGAAGGGTGTCCGATTCAAAAAATAGGATTTTAGGCTTAtgaaattcattaattttcgAGGGGCGCATTTTGTCAGTTTAAGGAATTATCAAAATTGTCCGACCACTTCGGAGATTCTAATATGGCGTAAAGACAACCGAAAAAAGTAAGAAATTATAAGAAGTCTCGATCTTTCAGGGATGTTTAGACCACCCCTCCGAATCACTCCCCTGGATCCCCCAATGAAATTATCGAATAATGTGACCACAAGTGAGGTTTTATTGTATGTTGAGATTATCAGAATCCTAAAACTTATTAACCGCTTATAGGCAACAGAACAAATTTTGCAAGTGTTTCAAAACTTTTGGCCCGCAAACTTATTAATAACTATAAGTTGTTGCATGCAACAAGCTGCAGCAGGACATTGCGAGGCAAAGTGTGTTGTGGGGCAAATTCTCTCAACTTACCATCTTGATGGAATCAGCGAGCTGGGAGCCCCATCTGGACACATCACCCAAACCATTCGTAGCCACCTTTAGTTGGAGTTGGGCATGTGCATGGGTTTGGTCTTGGGCTTTTTGCCCAGTTTAGCATTTTCCTATTCATTTAATTAGATTTCTCAAGTAAACCGCAAAAACCGCACATTTTCTCAAGCCAAGTCCCAAGAACCTTGTAGAACCTTTAATCTTTTCGTTTGCCTTCTGCTCCTGCGTCCTGTGTCAGTTTCTCAGCCTCAGTTTCTTTGGCGGCTTCTTAAGAATGTTGGCCCCTCAACTTCAATGCAGGCGACTGCAATTTCTACCCCAGGGAAGGGGAAAGGAAGAGGTAAGGTGGTGATGCTGGCGATGGTAGTGGATGGGGGAAACCGCACAGAATCCTGGTTCATTTTGTTATTGGGAAACAGCTATTTTTCTAACCAACCTTCGCTtactctatatatgtatacgagGGTGGCTCAATAATAACTTCTCTATTAACTTTCTTTCAATCGCGTTTAGCACTCTGTTTGAATTGCTTTCATTTGCGTTGTATATTAGAAGGATATTGCTTGGAGTCAAGTAAAATTACCTTAAGTGAAATTTTAACCACATGTCAAAGGATTGGTATATTTATTGAACAGACCTCGTCTGTGTCTTGTATGCTCGTGTACCTATCCTGTCTCCAGACTCGCAAATATTTCAGTAGAAAACTTCACCATTTGTGCACTTTAATTTGCGGTGGACAACTCGCAAAGTTTTATCTCCTTGGTTACTTTTGCTGCAACGACCGCATCAAAGCGGCAATTTGTAGACGGACAAAAGCTAATAGCTGCGGCACGCAACCAACAAAGTTGCATTTTGTCCAGTTCCTTCTTCCTCttcccttttgttttttttctctctttcttgctTTCTATGTGTATTCCTATCTCGTAAGCTAGAAAGAGTAAGTATACGACAAGAAGTCCTTGACTTATACTCACTTGacagtttatttatataaacaatGTGTTTCATTGATGATTTTTCAATCTAAATCGAATACATCGTCGATTATATATAGAATAAGTGGCTCttatgacaccaggcccgggccaGTTACAAACAGAACAGAAATATTTATCTGGCTCAACAGCccggaagagtcaatctcaccattcaaaagtttctAAAGAAAtgttacaccaagcataattttACGATTTGGTTAAGAAGgtaggttaattaactgaagtcgactagaataagatgaaAGTTGAACATTTAGATTCCAACGCAAATCACGAAaggcaaaaagtaaaaactgttCTTGTATtaattctaatttgttttaataaaactCACATTGAGGAGTCCAAACACAAGATTCATACTTcaatatggggcggactaatAAAGTATAAAGTATTTTGATAGTGTAGAAATCCCTGAACTCCTTCGGCCAGCGCTTTATgaagccaagaacactcttagcctTAGGAACGATACggtcgatatatgctgatgaAAACTAAAGTTATGGTCcattaagatccccaaatctttaacaaccaaacaaatatTATTGATGCTTTGTAACGGCAAATTAAGTTAATAGttacctatatacatacactgCCATGACATTGAATGgtgacaacatttttttttgaattgacatcttttcaccaaaaaaagaaactaactAAATGatggaaaacatttttatagcattaaaaaaaagaaaacaaggttttttataaattttttaattgtttcagGAAACTTGTTTTTTGAGCACTTGAATAGCGACAATCTCTTTAAGTTGGTATTTGTAAATAAGTAGTTCAATTCTCTTTAAGTTGCTATTTGTAAATAAGTAGTTCAATTCTCTTTAAGTTGGTATTTGTAAATAAGTAGTTCAATTCTCTGTGTCTGTTTATGCCGCATCTCAATATGCAGTTTTCTGCATGTTGGTATCAACTTTTTATTGAAGAAGTAATTACCATTTTTCGAAGTATCATAATTGAGGTTACCAAGGGAATCATACTGACTGTACATCCTTGGATAGTCTACCAGACTCATGCAGTTATTGTAATACATTAAGTTAATACTTGTATACTTGATCCAGCTTTTCAACACTAAAGCTGTTTGGGTTGATAAATTATCTTGCTGTACAGGATTTTAGACAACTTTCTATCGTTTGACCACATAAGATGGCTTTAGcatacaactttgttaatagTTTTGAAGTTGAGTTAAAAGTTGTTGTTCTTTCCTGGATTCCTGAATTGTCAGATAATTAAAGCTATTGGTTAAGAGGTCTCTTAATGAGTGACATATAAGATAGGCAAAGGCAGAATGACTATGGCAGACTTGAAGAAACTTTAATTTGTTCTTAGAAAACTGGGGAGAACAGCTATCTGTCTTGCACATACATTCTTCTTTCAATGGGGCCAAACGATTCTATTTTAGattgaaatgttttaattgGTATTCAGCTTTAGCCTTGgctttaatttcttttgtcTCAGACGCCTTCAAAAAGCAAACTGAAAATCGAAGAAGGGCATTTCAGATGGTCAGCTTATTGATGAGCAACGATGGCATAACGACGAAGAAGAAAAtgccatgatgatgatgatgatgatgagatgatgaggatgatgaggatgatgatgacgatgttgAGCTTGCATAAACGAGTTTGCCCTTAAGTGTggatgaaaaggaaaaaagagtAGGTGAAAGAGCATTTTGTGCGTGAGCAGCATACTCAATACCACAAAAGCTCGTCTCATCTCATCACATCCCCatcagcaccagcaccaggaccagcaacagcatcggcatcggcatcaGCATATCCACATCCTCGCCCAAACCCAAGTCCATTGGCCATTCTCATCTCCATTTCATCCAAGCAAGGCATGGCTGGAGCATATACGGCATCTCAGTAATATCGCAACATCCAAGTTATTTATGCAGACTCACATACAAAGCATGCAAAGATTTTGCATTGCTTCTTCTACGGCTTCAGTTTCAGGCTGAGTTCTTTGCTCCTGGGACATGAGTTTGAGGTGCTTGGGCTttgggcatgggcatgggctTGGGCTTGGGCTCTTTGCCAGCATCAAATAGTAGCATCTGCCCCTGTGTCTGTTCGCATACAATTAGCTGCAACTGTAATTAAAGCAATTGTATAATAAATCTTTTGCCAAATGGCTCTGAGGGACAAAGTGAGCCAGCAGGAAGCAGAGCGGGTGGCCACTAGAGAGGAAGTTACGAAAAATTGcgaaattaatataaatttaatagttGGCTGGCATTTATGGgtagtatgtgtgtgtgggtgtgtgggtgtgtgtgtgagtgtgtaggTGAGGTGCACAAGAGCAGTCGTAAAATGCATCCAAATGGAGAAAACCAGATGCCAAAATAAAGTCCCCTCCACCccaaacaaattaagtaagtaagttattcgaccaaaattaatacccctttatttaaaaaagaatatatattaaaatataccCTAGTATAAACTTGAAAAAACTGTGAAATATTTCTGTATTTCatatcatacatatatattttaaagtatGACTATATCGGCTCAGAAATGGAGGAATCTTTACCTCTTTAAAATAGGCAATAGGCTTGAAAAGTTTTTCAGCGAATTCTTGGACATCTTCTAGCATACTTTAGGGGACAAAGTTACCCTTTTTTATAGTTCTAGATCCACCTATGGGTTCGTAACATTTCTGATTAATTGGATAAATCTCCACAATATTTTGGTaccccaaaagtatgcaacagttTGGTAGAATATCCTTTGACCAACGCAAATCTTAAAATTCGACCATTCttatttctaatttaaatAGCATTTGCCATTAAAAATATGTCACTATGTAAGAGAACCCTTATTTTTATTCAGAAGGCCTGTTTTGTTATCAAAGTTTGCCATGATTTGTACTAcgtattaaaatgaaattatatatatctatgtatcgAAAATTTCAATTAGCCCATCATAGCCCACCACAAATATTACAGATAGAGTAGAGCTGAATAAAAGTAACTATTATAAGGCAGGCGACATACCCATTTAATTGTCCTTGCCTCAAATTTGGCCGCTTTTCAAAAGTGGAAAAGGAAATGTCAAATTAATAAACCCTACCAAAAAAGTTGTCAGTGATCCAAACTAAAAATTAAAGATAAGAAAATAGTTCAGTACAGAAAAGTACACACAAAGAAAATGGACAACCCCAAGGCCAAATCGCAGGCAGGCGGAACGAAATCaaaacagaaatcagaaaCAACCGATGACCTGCcgaaatttatatatccaCTGATATTACCGCCCTCCTTGCGTAGTCCAACTGCTGATGCTACGCCCCTTGTGGGCACTAGGCGACCTCGACGACGTCCGACTTCAGAAATTGTCAGCGAACTGCGACGCCTGCGCGCCTCTCCGCTGCGGATTGATGACGAAACTGAGTCCTGGGCAATCGGACACGAGCGTTCTCCTCCGCCGGCAAGGCCAGTGCGCACTCTGGAACAGTTGGAGCAATTGCGTCTATCGCGCCATCGTCTGGAGCAGTTGCTCTTGCGTCCGGCCTTTGAGCAGGCGGTGAGCAATTGTTTCGTACGAGTCCATATTAATGCGGAAGCGACTGCCGAGATGCCCGAATATCGCATTGCTGAAGTTATCACTGCTGTGGAACTGAGTGAGGGGTACTATGTGGACAGTCCTGTTGAAGCTGGTGGTAAAGGCAATAGGAATGGCAGTCTTCCCACCAATATGGCATTGCGTTTACGCTACGACGATGTCATCAAACAGCATGAACTCACCGAGATATCAAATATGCCATTCAGTCGCAGGGAATTTGAATTGTGGCGCGATAATTGCATCAATCAGGCAATTGAGCCGCCAACCAGCGAGACGATAGCACGCAAAAAGATTGAACTCTATAATGCCCTGAACAGTGAAGCGAAATCGATTGCAATGATACAACAGGCATGGACTCTGCCTATACGCATGCCAAATCGTGGTGATTTGTTGGAACGTCACGGTGCCGTTTATCCGTGGCAATTGCAGCGTCCCCCATTGCCAAAGCCATCGCCAATGGCGGTGGGATCCACTGACACATCAATAGGCGAGGCAAGTCTGCTTGCATCACTATCGTCAAAGTCATCCTCGATGAACATGTCACAATCGGAAAGCAGCCAGTTCCAACAACCAGAGGAGCCGGAAATTGAAATAGAAGCCATTAATGAAGAGCTCGAGGCGCAGCGTTCACTTACTCGTCTCCGTTTGGCCAGTCTAAATCATCGCGTCAGGCACTTGAAATAGagcaccaacaaaaaaaatagtttctCCAAATTCAATATGTtgatttcattcaaataatcaaaagaaaaagtactaaaaataatttaatgacctttgaattgtttaaacctttttttgttctatattaaacAGAGACTGATTAATGGcctaaacaaacaaaaatcatcCAAAGTCAATTCTTGTAAATTATTGAAAGGTTCAAATGTATTCACTTATGGCTAACGTTGTTCTCAAAATATTGAACaatattagaaaaatattttaaaggtGCAATCTAAGCGTATTAACGAGAAAATTGATAATTACTTTTTATTCTACTGACTAAAAggcaacagatttgaaaccaAGTGATTTCGCTCGGAATCGAAGGCGAGAACGAGAACAGGCTTGAATATCTTTTTATGTGCTTTACAATTTAAGCAGAATTTGTAGTTCAAGCGTTAAAAAAGCAGTTTTTATTAGGCATTTTTTATAATCTAATTATTAATTAAGATTGTTTCGTATCCTGTCTTTTGGTAAATGCGTTGTTAATTTTTCGTTTGCTTCGTTGAACTTCTTCTCGTCATTCAACTATTTCATTCGAAAATCTCACTGCATTTAATAACTACTTCTACTTACAATTTTTTCCGAAGTATTATGGACAGTTCTTTGCAAATGTCTTTATACAGCAATGCCAGTCGGATGGACACATTGAAAGAGGAATATTTGTGTCTGGTAACTCATAAATACTATAAAAATGCTAGGCCGATTGAGCCAACACCAAGTCTGTAACACCTCCGGCCCCCTccctacacacacaaacactcacacacacacaccggaAAAAGTACAGTTACCACCGACAATGGAATATGACGTTGACAGCTAGCTAGCTAGCTATCTAGTTGAAAAAGTTTGTCTTTCTGTGGCAAAAACATCTCTCACCCTCATCCAACGTCCTGACATGATGACCAacacacaaaattaaaaataaaaagaaaagaacccTCTGTATATCCCTCAAAACCACCGCCTACCCCTGGCCCTACCTAACCATCCAGTTATATCCAACTTCAgcttatacatatgtacatagtaaGTATTTAACCATCTTAGGGAGGAGTGGGGgttaaaaaaacaagcaaaataaGCGGAATACCGGAATGCAATGCATACCTATATagaaaagtatatatatgcatgtggCGAATGAATCCAGCCAACGGATATCCATGTcagaaaagaagaagaaaaggagaaaaaaaaaatggtggACTGGGTAGATGGTGAAGGAAGGGGGGCGAAGGTGGGAAGGAGTGACTGGGTTTTAGTTACCTACCAGTTACCAGCTACCAGGCACTAGGCACACTAGTCACTAGGCCAGGGGCAGTTGGCAGTTTGGCTGGCTTTTGCTTGGGCGCAAGGAAACCTTGTTTGTTGCACAGAAAACAAAAGGCCCTTCCGCTTTTCATGTAAAAATGACAGAAACAAGTGTTAATGGTTTTTGGGCTTAAACCAGAAAGAAATGGAGATGGAAGAGAACGAGAAACAGAGGCAGagaataagagagagagagagagaaaaaaaaacaacaaacaaatataaaatgtGTCTGAAAAGGAAAACGCTGACACGGGTCTAGGTGAAAAGTTTGTGGTTTCGCTTTTAGCGATCATCTTTAGCATGACACTTGATACAACCCATCAGAATGTTCAACGACTGGGAATACTCTTTCTCTCGTCCCCTTCTTATCATAAAATTATATAACCTAGCACTTAAACAATTTCATGTTGCTATTTGGCAAATGTTGTTCACCGATGAAAGTTAAAAAGGAGGATGACAAAagggttttggtttttataggTAGAATCGAATTTTGGCGATTgtgataaaataaaaatattaaaagaaaaaatgtttagtttttaaagtaattaaacatgtaattaaaacacaaaaaaaaaagaaactgtgTTTGAATTAACCCGTGCACATCGAAATAATTTCGTCtaatttgatcaatatcggatgtttatataaaatttcgTCTCGTTTTCGTAGGTTGTTTggattttcaaatttaaagcTAGATTTTGGGAAAAGCGCAACTTTCCGTTGGACAATTTTGTTGGTAAATTTTTAGTGGAATTTTCTAGagtcaacaacaactgcagcaaGTCCGTAACCAATCCCTGTGCCATATCCCTAGAAGGTCGCTACGTAGCTGTCTCTGTCTGTGACGTGTGCTTTTTGCTATTTCGAGTTGCATatacttttttctttctcttgtaGCTTTTTGCATTTTACCTCCAGgattttttggcatttttttttgtatttttttttttgccttttacCCACCTCTCTCCCCTCCCTCCATGACGCTCCAGGTCTCTATTTCTCTGTGTGCACATGCATATGCAAATGCCACGGCCTACATGTGTCTCGGTGTCGGTTATGCCCCTACCAACCCCTTCACTCTGCAGCACTTTCCCTCCAACTGAACTCCATCTGCAATCCCATTCCGTTGCCATTCATGGCATATGGGGAAAGTTTTGCCTGCATGTGTTGCCTACATTTTTGTgctcatttcatttttattttttatttttatcctatttttttgagtttctcttcctttttttttttgttctccaGTGTTAAATTACAATAATGGAAATGTATTTGAAAAACTCGCCTAATTAGCTGAATATGAGGCATGTTTGGTATTCAAATATGCACATGTAGGCGTTGGTGGCTATGGCACAGATAACAACTGTCAGGGTGCtgctctctcactctctgttcTTCCCATGGtgtagttttatttttccttgttttttattcttttttacAGTCCAACATGATGAGCACTAATTGCACTTTTCACCCCTCATTTTGTCTCTCCGTTACCTTCGACCATTTTGGGAAACTAGAAAACTTTTAGCTAATTGTTGAACCATTTCGATTAAAAACTGGCCTTTACGACTATTGCTTGGCATCATTTTTATTCACTGCGTTAGATGAGGAAGTAATACTA from Drosophila willistoni isolate 14030-0811.24 unplaced genomic scaffold, UCI_dwil_1.1 Seg143.1, whole genome shotgun sequence encodes the following:
- the LOC6649141 gene encoding uncharacterized protein LOC6649141, which gives rise to MDNPKAKSQAGGTKSKQKSETTDDLPKFIYPLILPPSLRSPTADATPLVGTRRPRRRPTSEIVSELRRLRASPLRIDDETESWAIGHERSPPPARPVRTLEQLEQLRLSRHRLEQLLLRPAFEQAVSNCFVRVHINAEATAEMPEYRIAEVITAVELSEGYYVDSPVEAGGKGNRNGSLPTNMALRLRYDDVIKQHELTEISNMPFSRREFELWRDNCINQAIEPPTSETIARKKIELYNALNSEAKSIAMIQQAWTLPIRMPNRGDLLERHGAVYPWQLQRPPLPKPSPMAVGSTDTSIGEASLLASLSSKSSSMNMSQSESSQFQQPEEPEIEIEAINEELEAQRSLTRLRLASLNHRVRHLK